From Corynebacterium frankenforstense DSM 45800, the proteins below share one genomic window:
- a CDS encoding Ltp family lipoprotein, which produces MTQPSETPVHPGANDPSGAPAAPAQQPEKQAKPWYKRWWVWLIVLVVLAALGAGLGDDSTGTSSSPAGSETTAAASDGSDTADGDTDPAALGAQDQDAAAPEADGQQADGQPADEAVPEQGKNALRQAKTYAGAMHMSKADTYDQLVSEYGGQFPAEAAQYAVDHVDADWNANALAKARDYQDSMAMSTDAIYDQLVSDYGEKFTPEEAQYAVDNL; this is translated from the coding sequence ATGACCCAGCCCTCCGAGACTCCGGTCCACCCCGGCGCGAACGACCCCTCCGGCGCCCCGGCGGCCCCCGCACAGCAGCCCGAGAAGCAGGCGAAGCCCTGGTACAAGCGCTGGTGGGTCTGGCTGATCGTCCTCGTCGTCCTGGCCGCACTCGGTGCGGGCCTCGGCGACGACTCGACCGGGACGTCCTCGTCCCCGGCCGGCTCCGAGACCACCGCGGCGGCCTCCGACGGCTCCGACACCGCCGACGGCGACACCGACCCCGCGGCGCTCGGCGCGCAGGACCAGGACGCCGCGGCCCCGGAGGCCGACGGGCAGCAGGCGGACGGGCAGCCCGCCGATGAGGCGGTGCCGGAGCAGGGCAAGAACGCCCTGCGTCAGGCGAAGACGTACGCCGGCGCGATGCACATGAGCAAGGCCGACACCTACGACCAGCTCGTCAGCGAGTACGGCGGCCAGTTCCCCGCCGAGGCCGCCCAGTACGCCGTGGACCACGTCGACGCCGACTGGAACGCCAACGCCCTGGCCAAGGCGCGCGACTACCAGGACTCCATGGCCATGTCGACCGACGCGATCTACGACCAGCTGGTCAGCGACTACGGCGAGAAGTTCACCCCCGAGGAGGCGCAGTACGCCGTCGACAATCTCTGA
- a CDS encoding Bax inhibitor-1/YccA family protein codes for MRSSNPVMRNLGSDFNRNQSAGAYQQGFQNQFDSYGAQAGQDRGYGQPAFGGRQGSERPMTVDDVVTKTGITLGVIVLFALINFGLSLVNPGLALILTGVGGIGGFITVLVHSFGRKFGSAVVTLIYAAFEGLFVGGISLLFSGMIVGEANAGALIGQAVLGTIGVFLGMLFVYKTGAIKVTPKFQRIVTGAIVGVAVLALGNLLLAVFTGMNPLRDGGTLAIIFSLVCIVLAALSFLQDFDLADELVRAQAPQQMAWGVALGLAVTLVWLYTEILRLLSYFNRN; via the coding sequence GTGCGCAGTTCCAACCCCGTCATGCGGAACCTCGGCAGCGACTTCAACCGCAATCAGTCCGCCGGGGCCTACCAGCAGGGCTTCCAGAATCAGTTCGACAGCTACGGCGCCCAGGCCGGCCAGGACCGCGGTTACGGTCAGCCGGCCTTCGGTGGCCGCCAGGGCTCCGAGCGCCCGATGACCGTCGACGACGTGGTGACCAAGACCGGCATCACCCTCGGCGTCATCGTGCTGTTCGCCCTGATCAACTTCGGCCTGTCCCTGGTCAACCCCGGCCTGGCCCTGATCCTGACGGGCGTGGGCGGCATCGGCGGCTTCATCACCGTGCTCGTCCACTCCTTCGGCAGGAAGTTCGGCTCCGCGGTGGTCACGCTGATCTACGCCGCCTTCGAGGGCCTGTTCGTCGGCGGCATCTCGCTGCTGTTCTCGGGCATGATCGTCGGTGAGGCCAACGCCGGCGCGCTGATCGGCCAGGCGGTCCTGGGCACCATCGGCGTCTTCCTCGGCATGCTCTTCGTCTACAAGACCGGCGCCATCAAGGTCACCCCGAAGTTCCAGCGCATCGTCACCGGCGCGATCGTCGGCGTGGCGGTGCTGGCCCTGGGCAACCTGCTGCTGGCCGTGTTCACCGGCATGAACCCGCTGCGCGACGGCGGCACGCTGGCCATCATCTTCTCCCTGGTCTGCATCGTCCTGGCGGCCCTGAGCTTCCTGCAGGACTTCGACCTGGCCGACGAGCTGGTGCGCGCGCAGGCGCCGCAGCAGATGGCCTGGGGTGTGGCCCTCGGCCTGGCCGTGACCCTGGTCTGGCTCTACACCGAGATCCTGCGTCTGCTCAGCTACTTCAACCGCAACTGA
- a CDS encoding DUF501 domain-containing protein produces the protein MTVSQTDLETVAEQLGRTPRGVVDVPYRTPDGSPGVVTTAPRLPDGTPFPTLYYLTDPRLTAECSRLEVAQVMVWMTRRLGEDTELAADYRAAHEHYLEARNAMADLGTDFSGGGMPDRVKCLHVLAAYALAEGPGRVRLGTEAVAMAADHAGLRGTAVPADWPSCEDLGIDLADFDLEPVRGPEQGADVEVES, from the coding sequence ATGACAGTCAGCCAGACGGACCTGGAGACGGTCGCCGAGCAGCTGGGGCGTACCCCGCGCGGCGTCGTCGACGTCCCTTACCGCACCCCGGACGGTTCCCCCGGCGTGGTCACCACCGCACCGCGCCTGCCCGACGGAACCCCGTTCCCCACGCTCTACTACCTGACCGACCCGCGGCTGACCGCGGAGTGCTCGCGCCTCGAGGTCGCGCAGGTGATGGTCTGGATGACGCGCAGGCTCGGCGAGGACACCGAGCTGGCCGCTGACTACCGCGCCGCCCACGAGCACTACCTCGAGGCGCGCAACGCGATGGCGGACCTGGGCACCGACTTCTCCGGCGGCGGGATGCCCGACCGCGTCAAGTGCCTGCACGTGCTCGCCGCCTACGCGCTGGCCGAGGGGCCAGGCCGGGTGCGCCTGGGCACCGAGGCGGTCGCCATGGCCGCCGACCACGCCGGGCTGCGCGGCACCGCCGTGCCCGCCGACTGGCCGAGCTGCGAGGACCTGGGCATCGACCTGGCCGACTTCGACCTGGAGCCGGTCCGTGGACCGGAGCAGGGCGCGGACGTCGAGGTGGAGTCATGA
- a CDS encoding Ppx/GppA phosphatase family protein produces the protein MTRLAAVDCGTNSIRLLVSEVGPVGRIRDLHREMKIVRLGQGVDATGELDPEAIERTREALAHFVEIMRHENVAKVRMVATSATRDATNRHDFFDMTAELLGEVQEGARAEVITGEEEAELSFRGAIGDLAADRGPFLVIDLGGGSTEFVVGDAENGVAAAHSTQMGCVRLTERIMRADPPTATEIEIARDYVEERLDRVRTLLPLSEVRTVVGCAGTFTTLSALAQGLEEYDPAAIHGSELNFSALRLITQMLISESASARAANPVIHPGRADVIGSGSVIVEQIMDLATASTRADSFVISEKDILDGIIAGLAEG, from the coding sequence ATGACCCGGCTGGCCGCCGTCGACTGCGGCACCAACTCGATCCGCCTGCTGGTCAGCGAGGTCGGCCCGGTGGGCCGGATCCGCGACCTGCACCGCGAGATGAAGATCGTGCGTCTGGGCCAGGGCGTCGACGCCACCGGCGAGCTGGACCCGGAGGCCATCGAGCGCACCCGTGAGGCGCTGGCGCACTTCGTCGAGATCATGCGCCACGAGAACGTGGCGAAGGTCCGCATGGTGGCCACCAGCGCGACCCGCGATGCGACGAACCGCCACGACTTCTTCGACATGACCGCCGAGCTGCTCGGCGAGGTCCAGGAGGGCGCGCGCGCCGAGGTGATCACCGGCGAGGAGGAGGCCGAGCTCTCCTTCCGCGGCGCGATCGGTGACCTCGCCGCCGACCGCGGCCCCTTCCTGGTCATCGACCTGGGCGGCGGATCCACGGAGTTCGTCGTCGGCGACGCCGAGAACGGTGTGGCGGCGGCGCACTCGACCCAGATGGGCTGCGTGCGCCTGACCGAGCGCATCATGCGCGCCGATCCGCCGACGGCCACCGAGATCGAGATCGCCCGCGACTACGTCGAGGAGCGCCTGGACCGCGTGCGCACCCTGCTGCCGCTGTCCGAGGTGCGCACCGTGGTCGGCTGCGCCGGCACCTTCACCACCCTCTCCGCGCTCGCGCAGGGCCTCGAGGAGTACGACCCGGCCGCGATCCACGGCTCCGAGCTGAACTTCTCGGCGCTGCGCCTGATCACCCAGATGCTCATCTCCGAGTCCGCCTCGGCGCGCGCGGCCAACCCGGTCATCCACCCGGGGCGCGCGGACGTCATCGGCTCGGGCTCGGTGATCGTCGAGCAGATCATGGACCTGGCCACGGCGTCGACCCGGGCAGACAGCTTCGTGATCTCGGAGAAGGACATCCTCGACGGCATCATCGCCGGGCTGGCCGAGGGCTAG
- a CDS encoding metal-dependent transcriptional regulator codes for MDSMKVTDLPDRSQDYLKKIFDLVDWDRGDVSTASGVALSDLAEALGQQRSTASEAVKRLAGMGLIDHTPYKPIMLTEQGRALAVQLVRRHRLVETFLERVVGYGVEEIHAEAEVLEHAVSDLFIERIDEALGHPTRDPHGDPIPAADGTVETVDSEPLSALGEGEPATVVRLRDRDAKLLRYLTDCGVAPGVGVRLLPAPYDGMARIAVDGREEAVTVAADALGHIQVRRETAE; via the coding sequence ATGGACTCGATGAAGGTCACGGACCTGCCCGACCGGTCGCAGGACTACCTGAAGAAGATCTTCGACCTGGTCGACTGGGACCGCGGAGACGTCTCGACCGCCTCCGGCGTCGCGCTCTCCGACCTGGCCGAGGCCCTCGGCCAGCAGCGCTCCACCGCCTCCGAGGCGGTCAAGCGCCTCGCCGGCATGGGGCTCATCGACCACACCCCCTACAAGCCGATCATGCTCACCGAGCAGGGCCGCGCGCTCGCCGTGCAGCTGGTGCGCCGCCACCGGCTCGTGGAGACCTTCCTCGAGCGCGTCGTCGGCTACGGCGTCGAGGAGATCCACGCCGAGGCCGAGGTGCTCGAGCACGCCGTCTCCGACCTGTTCATCGAGCGCATCGACGAGGCGCTGGGGCACCCCACCCGCGACCCGCACGGCGACCCGATCCCCGCGGCCGACGGCACCGTCGAGACCGTCGACAGTGAACCGCTCTCCGCGCTCGGGGAGGGTGAGCCGGCGACAGTCGTGCGCCTGCGCGACCGCGACGCGAAGCTGCTGCGCTACCTGACCGACTGCGGCGTGGCCCCCGGCGTGGGCGTGCGGCTGCTGCCGGCGCCCTACGACGGCATGGCGCGCATCGCCGTCGACGGCCGCGAGGAGGCCGTCACCGTCGCCGCCGACGCGCTGGGCCATATCCAGGTCCGACGCGAGACGGCGGAGTAG
- a CDS encoding septum formation initiator family protein, with protein sequence MSTAETSTDEAAEETRTTERAPRRGRVPVTSRDNAPARPKRRLPRVRMGAADLAVLALAALIVLGAVAAPARNYFSGRTEIARLNESIAAKQDRVDELDAELGRWNSEAYAREQARRRLGVIGEGETAYRILDPEMDQTPTVAGEVPASQDRSWLDKLWDSVSVPAEEAGSAASDEKGAIGGGEVDTHMPLDGEAPAEGEQPAEGEAPAAG encoded by the coding sequence ATGAGCACCGCCGAGACCAGCACCGACGAGGCCGCCGAGGAGACCCGCACGACCGAGCGGGCGCCCCGGCGCGGCCGCGTGCCGGTCACCAGCCGCGACAACGCGCCCGCGCGCCCGAAGCGGCGCCTGCCGCGGGTGCGCATGGGGGCCGCGGACCTGGCCGTGCTCGCGCTGGCCGCGCTGATCGTGCTCGGCGCGGTCGCCGCGCCCGCGCGCAACTACTTCAGCGGGCGCACCGAGATCGCCCGCCTCAACGAGTCCATCGCCGCCAAGCAGGACCGCGTCGACGAGCTCGACGCAGAGCTCGGCCGCTGGAACTCCGAGGCCTACGCCCGCGAGCAGGCCCGCCGCCGCCTCGGGGTGATCGGGGAGGGCGAGACGGCCTACCGCATCCTCGACCCCGAGATGGACCAGACCCCGACCGTGGCCGGCGAGGTGCCGGCCTCCCAGGACCGCAGCTGGCTGGACAAGCTGTGGGACTCGGTGTCCGTGCCCGCCGAGGAGGCCGGTTCCGCGGCCTCCGACGAGAAGGGCGCGATCGGCGGCGGCGAGGTGGACACCCACATGCCGCTCGACGGCGAGGCCCCGGCCGAGGGGGAGCAGCCCGCCGAGGGCGAGGCCCCGGCGGCGGGGTAG
- the eno gene encoding phosphopyruvate hydratase, producing the protein MADIMHVFAREILDSRGNPTVEAEVFLDNGAHGVAGVPSGASTGVHEAHELRDGGDRYQGKGVTKAVANVNEEIVDEVAGMEADDQRLIDEAMIKLDGTDNKSRLGANAILGVSIAVAKAAAESAELPLYRYIGGPNAHVLPVPMMNILNGGAHADSGVDVQEFMIAPIGAETFSEALRMGAEVYHTLKSVIKEKGLSTGLGDEGGFAPSVDSTRAALDLIVEAIEKAGFKPGADVALALDVASSEFYKDGTYHFEGGEHSAEEMAKVYEELIANYPIVSIEDPLQEDDWAGYTTLTEKIGDKVQIVGDDFFVTNPERLKKGIEEKAANALLVKVNQIGTLTETFDAVDLAHRNGYRTMMSHRSGETEDTTIADLAVALGCGQIKTGAPARSERVAKYNQLLRIEQELGDAAVYAGRSAFPRFQA; encoded by the coding sequence GTGGCTGACATCATGCACGTTTTCGCCCGCGAGATTCTCGATTCCCGCGGTAACCCGACCGTTGAGGCTGAGGTGTTCCTGGACAACGGCGCCCACGGTGTCGCCGGTGTGCCCTCCGGCGCCTCGACCGGCGTCCACGAGGCGCACGAGCTGCGCGACGGCGGCGACCGCTACCAGGGCAAGGGCGTGACCAAGGCCGTCGCGAACGTCAACGAGGAGATCGTCGACGAGGTCGCCGGCATGGAGGCCGACGACCAGCGCCTCATCGACGAGGCCATGATCAAGCTCGACGGCACCGACAACAAGTCCCGCCTCGGCGCCAACGCCATCCTCGGTGTGTCCATCGCCGTGGCCAAGGCCGCCGCCGAGTCCGCCGAGCTGCCGCTGTACCGCTACATCGGCGGCCCGAACGCCCACGTGCTGCCCGTGCCGATGATGAACATCCTCAACGGTGGCGCCCACGCCGACTCGGGCGTCGACGTCCAGGAGTTCATGATCGCCCCGATCGGCGCGGAGACCTTCTCCGAGGCCCTGCGCATGGGCGCCGAGGTGTACCACACCCTGAAGTCCGTCATCAAGGAGAAGGGCCTGTCCACCGGCCTGGGCGACGAGGGCGGCTTCGCCCCGTCCGTCGACTCCACCCGCGCCGCCCTCGACCTGATCGTCGAGGCCATCGAGAAGGCCGGCTTCAAGCCGGGCGCCGACGTGGCCCTGGCCCTGGACGTCGCCTCCTCCGAGTTCTACAAGGACGGCACCTACCACTTCGAGGGCGGCGAGCACTCCGCCGAGGAGATGGCCAAGGTCTACGAGGAGCTCATCGCCAACTACCCGATCGTCTCCATCGAGGACCCGCTGCAGGAGGACGACTGGGCCGGCTACACCACCCTGACCGAGAAGATCGGCGACAAGGTCCAGATCGTCGGCGACGACTTCTTCGTGACCAACCCCGAGCGCCTGAAGAAGGGCATCGAGGAGAAGGCCGCCAACGCCCTGCTGGTCAAGGTCAACCAGATCGGCACCCTGACCGAGACCTTCGACGCGGTCGACCTGGCCCACCGCAACGGCTACCGCACCATGATGTCGCACCGCTCCGGTGAGACCGAGGACACCACCATCGCCGATCTCGCCGTCGCCCTGGGCTGCGGCCAGATCAAGACCGGTGCCCCGGCCCGCTCCGAGCGCGTGGCCAAGTACAACCAGCTGCTGCGCATCGAGCAGGAGCTCGGCGACGCCGCCGTCTACGCCGGCCGCTCCGCCTTCCCGCGCTTCCAGGCCTAA